A genome region from Pseudomonas sp. N3-W includes the following:
- the pgaB gene encoding poly-beta-1,6-N-acetyl-D-glucosamine N-deacetylase PgaB, which yields MPLISRFILLLGVLLISACAQQAPTFAPPSTRPLSDNEKPWPKNHVLGIAYHDIEDRDPDQAVVAVRTERMIEQLAWLRENGYKPVTIDQILAAHKGGPELPAKAILLSFDDGYASFYTRVLPVLRAYDWHALLAPVGVWIDTPADQQVDFAGQMRPRSDFLNWDQVREISRSGLVEIAAHTDASHKGILANPQGNLQPAAATRRYDPTTGRYETEEAFQARMRTDVVTITEKIRKAVGYKPRVWVWPYGTADGTSLEVINEQGYQMALTLDDGLDALDNLMSSPRFLVASDPDGEHFANSIVAVQADAPMRVVHVDLDNVYDPDLAQQDINLSKLIQRMADMGANTVFLQAFADPKGDGLVHSLYFPNRHLPVRADIFDRVAWQLRTRAHVKVFAWMPVLSFALDSSLPRVTRWDPKTGTTSIDPDQYKRLSPFDPNVRRQIGEIYQDLARLTSVDGILYHDDAVLSDFEDAGPEALKVYAANGLPGSMAALRDDPAVMQRWTRFKSRYLIDFTQELTAKVRAIRGPQVLTARNIFAEPMLNPQSEAWFAQNLDDFLATYDWTAPMAMPFMEKQSQQHSAAWLEALVATVKTRPDALKRTVFELQARDWTKKADSDIDGEQLADWMGRLKRQGATSFGYYPDNFLENLPDLKIVRPALSNKWNP from the coding sequence ATGCCTTTGATTTCGCGTTTCATCCTTCTGCTGGGAGTGCTGCTGATCAGCGCCTGCGCCCAGCAAGCTCCGACCTTCGCGCCGCCGTCCACGCGCCCGCTGTCGGACAATGAAAAGCCGTGGCCGAAGAACCATGTGCTGGGGATTGCCTACCATGACATCGAAGACCGTGACCCCGATCAGGCCGTGGTGGCGGTGCGCACCGAGCGCATGATCGAGCAGTTGGCCTGGCTGCGGGAGAACGGCTACAAACCGGTGACCATTGATCAGATCCTGGCGGCCCACAAGGGCGGTCCGGAGTTGCCGGCCAAGGCGATTCTGCTGAGTTTCGACGATGGTTATGCGAGCTTCTACACCCGCGTGCTGCCGGTGCTGCGCGCCTATGACTGGCACGCGTTGCTGGCGCCGGTCGGCGTGTGGATCGATACACCGGCGGACCAGCAGGTGGATTTTGCCGGCCAGATGCGCCCACGTTCGGACTTCCTGAACTGGGATCAGGTGCGGGAGATCTCCAGGTCCGGGCTGGTGGAAATCGCCGCCCACACTGATGCCAGCCACAAAGGCATCCTCGCCAACCCGCAGGGCAACTTGCAGCCAGCGGCGGCGACCCGTCGCTATGACCCGACTACCGGCCGCTACGAGACCGAAGAAGCGTTCCAGGCGCGCATGCGTACTGACGTGGTGACCATTACAGAGAAAATCCGCAAGGCCGTCGGCTATAAGCCGCGAGTCTGGGTCTGGCCGTACGGCACGGCAGACGGCACCTCGCTGGAAGTGATCAACGAGCAGGGCTATCAGATGGCCCTGACCCTGGACGACGGCCTCGATGCCCTCGACAACCTGATGAGCAGCCCACGCTTCCTGGTCGCCTCTGACCCGGACGGTGAACACTTCGCCAACAGCATCGTGGCAGTGCAGGCCGATGCGCCTATGCGCGTGGTGCATGTGGACCTGGACAACGTCTACGACCCAGATCTGGCCCAACAGGACATCAACCTCAGCAAACTGATCCAGCGCATGGCCGATATGGGCGCCAACACCGTGTTCCTGCAAGCTTTCGCCGACCCGAAAGGCGATGGCCTGGTGCACTCGCTGTACTTCCCCAACCGCCATCTGCCGGTGCGCGCCGACATCTTCGACCGCGTCGCCTGGCAGTTGCGCACCCGTGCCCACGTCAAGGTCTTTGCGTGGATGCCGGTGCTCAGTTTCGCCCTGGATTCGTCCTTGCCGCGCGTTACACGCTGGGACCCGAAAACCGGCACGACCTCGATTGACCCCGACCAGTACAAACGCCTGTCGCCGTTCGACCCGAACGTGCGCCGCCAGATCGGCGAGATCTATCAGGACCTGGCGCGCCTGACTTCGGTCGACGGCATTCTTTATCACGATGACGCCGTGCTGTCGGACTTCGAAGACGCCGGTCCCGAGGCGCTCAAGGTGTATGCCGCCAACGGTCTGCCGGGTTCCATGGCGGCGTTGCGCGACGACCCTGCGGTGATGCAGCGCTGGACGCGGTTCAAGAGCCGCTACCTGATCGACTTCACCCAGGAACTGACCGCCAAGGTCCGCGCCATTCGCGGCCCGCAAGTACTGACAGCGCGCAACATCTTTGCCGAGCCGATGCTCAACCCGCAAAGCGAAGCCTGGTTCGCGCAGAACCTCGATGACTTCCTGGCGACCTACGACTGGACGGCGCCGATGGCCATGCCGTTCATGGAAAAACAATCACAGCAACACTCCGCAGCCTGGCTCGAGGCGCTGGTGGCAACGGTCAAGACCCGGCCCGATGCGCTCAAGCGCACGGTGTTCGAGCTGCAAGCCCGGGACTGGACGAAAAAAGCCGATTCCGACATCGACGGCGAGCAGTTGGCCGACTGGATGGGCCGCCTCAAGCGCCAGGGCGCTACCAGCTTTGGCTACTACCCGGATAATTTCCTCGAGAACCTGCCGGACCTGAAAATCGTGCGGCCTGCGCTCTCCAACAAGTGGAATCCATAA
- the pgaC gene encoding poly-beta-1,6-N-acetyl-D-glucosamine synthase, producing MLDRFLALLVLAIVLGIPLGLIFLVTGQFLMDFVFFYPLFMSGLWIAGGFYFWMHWERHWPWKDDTLPPPLAGEPMISILIPCYNEGDNAAETIQAALAQHYPNIEVIAINDGSRDNTAAVLDTLAAQDPRLRVLHLAENQGKAVALRMGAIAARSEYLVCIDGDALLAPNTAAYLVAPMLDNARLGAVTGNPRIRTRSTLVGRVQVGEFSSIIGLIKRTQRVFGRIFTVSGVIVAFRRTALNRVGYWSPDMITEDIDISWKLQLDHWSIFYEPRALCWILMPETLNGLWKQRLRWAQGGAEVLFKNIRGIWQYRHRYLWPILFDYCLSTGWAFTFLLSVIFYVVGKFVEMPEAIAVHHLLPPAFTGLVLAMVCLMQFAVSILIDRRYEKDLWKTMFWVVWYPLVFWFISLLTTLVSFPKVLLGRHQKRARWVSPDRGIKPRDDDEEEVIK from the coding sequence ATGCTGGATAGATTTCTGGCTCTGCTGGTTCTGGCGATCGTCCTCGGGATTCCCCTGGGGCTGATCTTCCTGGTCACCGGGCAATTTTTAATGGACTTCGTGTTCTTCTACCCGCTGTTCATGTCGGGGTTGTGGATCGCCGGCGGCTTCTATTTCTGGATGCACTGGGAGCGACACTGGCCGTGGAAGGACGACACGCTACCGCCTCCGCTGGCCGGTGAGCCGATGATTTCGATCCTCATCCCTTGCTACAACGAAGGCGATAATGCGGCGGAAACCATCCAAGCGGCACTGGCCCAGCACTATCCAAATATTGAGGTCATCGCCATCAACGACGGCTCCAGGGACAACACCGCCGCCGTACTCGACACGCTGGCGGCGCAGGATCCACGTTTGCGCGTGCTGCACCTGGCCGAAAACCAGGGCAAGGCCGTTGCCCTGCGCATGGGCGCCATCGCGGCGCGCAGTGAGTATCTGGTGTGCATTGACGGCGATGCGCTGCTGGCACCGAACACGGCGGCCTATCTGGTGGCGCCGATGCTCGATAATGCGCGCCTCGGTGCCGTGACCGGCAACCCGCGTATTCGTACGCGCTCGACGCTGGTGGGCCGGGTTCAGGTGGGCGAGTTTTCCTCGATCATTGGGCTGATCAAGCGTACTCAGCGGGTGTTCGGGCGGATCTTCACCGTCTCCGGGGTCATCGTCGCGTTCCGCCGCACCGCCCTGAACCGGGTTGGCTACTGGAGCCCGGACATGATCACCGAAGACATCGACATCAGCTGGAAACTGCAACTGGACCATTGGAGCATCTTCTACGAGCCCCGGGCGTTGTGCTGGATCCTGATGCCGGAAACCCTCAACGGCCTTTGGAAACAACGTCTGCGCTGGGCCCAGGGTGGTGCCGAAGTCCTGTTCAAAAACATTCGCGGGATCTGGCAGTACCGTCACCGTTATCTCTGGCCGATTCTGTTCGATTACTGCCTGTCCACGGGTTGGGCCTTCACGTTCCTGCTGTCAGTGATCTTTTATGTCGTCGGAAAATTCGTCGAAATGCCCGAAGCCATTGCGGTGCATCACCTGTTGCCGCCTGCGTTTACCGGACTGGTGCTGGCGATGGTGTGCCTGATGCAATTTGCCGTCAGCATCCTGATCGACCGCCGTTATGAGAAGGATTTGTGGAAAACCATGTTCTGGGTGGTCTGGTATCCCCTGGTGTTCTGGTTCATCAGCTTGCTCACGACCCTGGTGAGCTTCCCCAAAGTGCTGCTCGGCCGACATCAGAAGCGTGCGCGCTGGGTCAGTCCGGACCGGGGTATCAAGCCGCGAGACGACGATGAAGAGGAGGTCATCAAATGA
- the pgaD gene encoding poly-beta-1,6-N-acetyl-D-glucosamine biosynthesis protein PgaD has protein sequence MKIIRTRQRPFLIVVDVFFTVLAWIGLLYLLVRGLWPLLDSHDGPRIDGTFFDALGTLQIYLWVALFNAVVLISWARYQQRKSRSFAQRRLPAPVADDEGLSKSFKLTGDRLERLRTPGSMIIHNNQDGDISHVVPHFVPVDPALQPPPLAPLEHPLVIRLPSEDDGKDTVNHL, from the coding sequence ATGAAAATCATCAGAACCCGGCAGCGGCCTTTTCTGATTGTGGTCGATGTCTTCTTCACCGTGCTGGCCTGGATCGGGCTCCTGTATCTGCTGGTGCGGGGGCTTTGGCCGTTGCTCGATAGCCATGACGGCCCGCGTATCGATGGGACGTTTTTCGATGCCCTGGGTACGTTGCAGATCTACCTGTGGGTGGCATTGTTCAACGCAGTCGTCCTGATTTCGTGGGCGCGTTATCAGCAGCGCAAAAGCCGCAGCTTCGCCCAACGGCGCCTGCCGGCCCCGGTGGCGGACGATGAAGGGCTGAGCAAGAGCTTCAAATTGACCGGGGATCGACTCGAAAGATTGCGTACACCCGGCTCGATGATCATCCATAACAATCAGGACGGTGACATCAGCCATGTCGTGCCGCATTTCGTCCCTGTTGATCCTGCGTTGCAACCACCCCCGCTGGCGCCACTGGAGCACCCGCTGGTTATCCGTTTGCCCTCCGAGGACGACGGTAAAGACACGGTGAATCACCTCTGA
- a CDS encoding FAD-dependent oxidoreductase, whose translation MALHRAARFTDVPENRGLEVHINEMKIVLLKVGVQLRAFQGECPHAGAPLAEGAVCHGRLICPWHKAAFRIEDGALCEPPALDSLRRYGVEMRGDEVWVDDQPLLDGHPPPADDPRTFVIVGAGAAGTACAAALREKGFGGRIQLIDREPGAGYDRTVLSKFVIAGEMPPEEIPPLRDEEFYKAQRIERIQGEVASLDAANKTLRLTDGQSFTYDAAVLATGGIPEPLKLPGADLPQVFLLRSREQAKRIIEAAKPGQRVMIIGDSFIALESASALRQYGLDVTVLARHAVPFAAQFGTTVGKAIRARHEANGVVFHTQGEAQRIDGTDKVEAVQLDNGQRLPADLVLVGIGVSPATEPFADLPKEKDKSLKVDGGMRVSDGLWAVGDIATFPLNGQPQRIEHWRLAQQQARIAAANMLGGNEHYLDVPFFWTWHFGKNYDYLGHAEQWDDVEFKGDPYHPPFIGLFGKDGVVVAAVACDEERAMAMLAERMKQPLPVDEAWRLVRDFG comes from the coding sequence ATGGCCCTGCACCGCGCCGCCCGTTTCACCGATGTCCCGGAAAACCGGGGCCTTGAAGTGCACATCAACGAGATGAAAATCGTCCTGCTGAAGGTCGGTGTGCAACTGCGCGCCTTTCAGGGGGAATGCCCGCACGCGGGGGCTCCGCTGGCCGAGGGTGCGGTGTGTCATGGACGGTTGATTTGTCCGTGGCACAAGGCTGCGTTTCGGATTGAGGACGGCGCGCTGTGTGAACCGCCAGCGCTGGACAGTTTGCGGCGCTATGGCGTGGAAATGCGCGGTGACGAGGTTTGGGTCGACGACCAACCCTTGCTGGACGGCCACCCACCACCAGCGGATGACCCTCGCACTTTTGTGATCGTCGGCGCTGGCGCCGCAGGGACGGCATGCGCGGCGGCGTTGCGGGAAAAAGGTTTTGGCGGCCGCATACAGTTGATCGACCGGGAGCCCGGTGCCGGTTATGACCGCACCGTACTGAGCAAATTCGTGATTGCGGGGGAAATGCCTCCCGAAGAAATCCCGCCCCTGCGCGACGAAGAGTTCTATAAAGCCCAGCGGATCGAGCGAATTCAAGGCGAAGTAGCGAGTCTGGACGCCGCCAACAAAACCCTGCGCCTGACCGATGGCCAATCCTTCACCTACGACGCCGCCGTGCTGGCTACAGGCGGGATTCCCGAACCGCTGAAGCTGCCCGGCGCCGATCTGCCGCAGGTGTTTCTGCTGCGCTCCAGAGAGCAGGCGAAACGAATCATCGAAGCCGCAAAACCCGGCCAGCGGGTGATGATTATCGGTGACAGTTTTATCGCCCTGGAGTCCGCTTCAGCGTTGCGCCAATACGGTCTGGACGTGACGGTACTGGCTCGTCATGCCGTGCCGTTCGCGGCGCAATTCGGCACCACCGTCGGCAAGGCCATTCGCGCCCGGCACGAGGCCAATGGCGTGGTGTTTCATACTCAGGGCGAGGCCCAGCGCATCGACGGCACCGACAAGGTTGAGGCCGTACAACTGGATAACGGCCAGCGCTTGCCGGCGGATCTGGTGCTGGTGGGCATCGGTGTCAGCCCGGCTACCGAGCCGTTTGCCGATCTGCCAAAAGAGAAAGACAAATCACTGAAAGTCGATGGCGGCATGCGCGTCAGCGACGGGCTGTGGGCCGTCGGCGACATCGCCACGTTCCCGCTCAACGGCCAGCCCCAGCGCATCGAACACTGGCGCCTGGCGCAGCAACAGGCGCGGATCGCGGCGGCCAACATGCTCGGTGGCAATGAACACTATCTGGATGTGCCGTTTTTCTGGACCTGGCACTTCGGCAAAAACTACGACTACCTCGGGCACGCCGAGCAATGGGATGACGTCGAGTTCAAGGGCGATCCTTATCACCCGCCCTTTATTGGCCTGTTCGGCAAGGACGGTGTGGTGGTCGCGGCAGTAGCGTGCGATGAGGAGCGGGCCATGGCAATGTTGGCCGAGCGGATGAAACAGCCGCTGCCGGTGGACGAGGCTTGGCGACTGGTTCGAGACTTTGGTTGA